Proteins found in one Pectobacterium atrosepticum genomic segment:
- the pyrG gene encoding CTP synthase (glutamine hydrolyzing) has translation MTTNYIFVTGGVVSSLGKGIAAASLAAILEARGLNVTIMKLDPYINVDPGTMSPTQHGEVFVTEDGAETDLDLGHYERFIRTKMSRRNNFTTGRIYSDVLRKERRGDYLGATIQVIPHITNAIKERIIEGGEGHDVVLVEIGGTVGDIESLPFLEAIRQMAVQVGREHTLFMHLTLVPYLAAAGEVKTKPTQHSVKELLSIGIQPDVLICRSDRTVPANERAKIALFCNVPEKAVISLKDIDSIYKIPALLKSQGLDDYICKRFSLNCPEANLSEWEQVVYEEANPGGEVTIGMVGKYVALPDAYKSVIEALKHGGLKNRLTVNIKLIDSQDVETRGVEVLKDLDAILIPGGFGYRGVEGKIMSANYARENNIPYLGICLGMQVALMEFARNVAGMEGANSTEFVPDCKYPVVALITEWRDENGDVEVRDEASDLGGTMRVGGQQCHLTEGSLVRQMYGEQTIIERHRHRYEVNNMLLKQIEAAGLRVAGLSADRKLVEIVELPDHPWFVACQFHPEFTSTPRDGHPLFAGFVKAAGAYQKRQVK, from the coding sequence ATGACAACTAATTATATTTTTGTGACCGGCGGGGTCGTTTCCTCTCTGGGTAAAGGCATTGCCGCAGCCTCTCTGGCGGCTATTCTTGAAGCCCGTGGCCTCAACGTTACCATCATGAAACTGGACCCGTATATCAACGTGGATCCGGGCACGATGAGCCCGACGCAGCACGGTGAAGTGTTTGTCACCGAAGACGGTGCCGAAACCGATCTGGACTTGGGTCACTACGAGCGTTTCATCCGCACTAAAATGTCGCGCCGCAACAACTTCACCACTGGCCGTATCTACTCTGATGTCCTGCGCAAAGAGCGCCGTGGCGACTATCTGGGCGCGACCATTCAGGTGATCCCACATATCACCAACGCGATTAAAGAGCGCATTATTGAAGGTGGCGAAGGCCACGATGTCGTTCTGGTAGAAATCGGCGGTACTGTCGGTGATATCGAATCTTTGCCGTTCCTTGAAGCGATTCGGCAGATGGCAGTACAAGTGGGCCGTGAGCACACGCTGTTTATGCACCTGACGCTGGTGCCGTATCTGGCGGCAGCGGGCGAAGTGAAAACCAAGCCGACGCAGCACTCCGTTAAAGAGCTGCTTTCTATCGGTATTCAGCCTGACGTGCTGATTTGTCGTTCCGACCGCACAGTGCCCGCCAACGAGCGTGCAAAAATTGCTTTATTCTGTAATGTGCCAGAAAAAGCAGTAATATCCCTTAAAGACATTGATTCGATTTATAAAATTCCAGCACTATTGAAATCACAAGGTCTGGACGATTATATTTGTAAACGATTCAGCTTGAACTGCCCCGAAGCAAACCTGTCAGAATGGGAACAGGTTGTGTATGAAGAAGCCAATCCGGGCGGCGAAGTGACTATCGGTATGGTCGGCAAATATGTTGCGCTGCCCGATGCCTACAAATCCGTTATTGAAGCGCTTAAGCACGGCGGGTTGAAGAACCGTCTGACGGTAAATATTAAGCTGATCGACTCACAGGATGTTGAAACCCGTGGTGTCGAAGTATTGAAAGATTTAGACGCTATCCTGATTCCGGGCGGTTTTGGCTATCGTGGCGTCGAAGGGAAAATCATGTCGGCGAATTACGCCCGTGAGAACAATATCCCTTATCTGGGCATTTGCCTGGGGATGCAGGTCGCATTAATGGAATTTGCCCGTAACGTTGCCGGGATGGAAGGGGCAAACTCAACGGAGTTTGTGCCAGACTGTAAGTACCCAGTGGTTGCGTTGATCACGGAATGGCGTGATGAGAACGGCGATGTTGAAGTCCGTGATGAAGCAAGCGATCTGGGCGGCACCATGCGCGTTGGCGGGCAGCAATGCCATCTGACCGAAGGCAGTCTGGTGCGTCAGATGTACGGTGAACAGACGATTATTGAACGTCACCGTCATCGTTATGAAGTTAACAACATGTTGTTGAAACAGATTGAAGCGGCGGGATTACGGGTTGCTGGCCTTTCCGCCGACCGCAAACTGGTGGAGATTGTCGAGTTACCCGATCATCCTTGGTTCGTTGCCTGTCAATTCCACCCGGAATTCACATCAACGCCGCGAGATGGACACCCCCTGTTTGCCGGCTTTGTCAAAGCCGCTGGCGCGTATCAGAAGCGTCAGGTGAAGTAA
- a CDS encoding phosphopyruvate hydratase: MSKIVKVIGREIIDSRGNPTVEAEVHLEGGFVGLAAAPSGASTGSREALELRDGDKSRFLGKGVTKAVAAVNGPIAQAVLGKDAKDQANIDKIMIDLDGTENKSQFGANAILAVSLAAAKAAAASKGLPLYAHIAELNGTPGKYSMPLPMMNIINGGEHADNNVDIQEFMIQPVGAKTLKEAIRMGSEVFHTLAKVLKSKGMGTAVGDEGGYAPNLGSNAEALAVIAEAVKAAGYELGKDITLAMDCAASEFYKDGKYVLAGEGNKSFTSEEFTHFLEDLTKQYPIVSIEDGLDESDWAGFAYQTKVLGDKIQLVGDDLFVTNTKILKEGIDKGIANSILIKFNQIGSLTETLAAIKMAKDAGYTAVISHRSGETEDATIADLAVGTAAGQIKTGSMSRSDRVAKYNQLIRIEEALGDSAPFNGLKEVKGQ; the protein is encoded by the coding sequence ATGTCCAAAATTGTTAAAGTCATCGGCCGTGAAATCATCGACTCACGCGGAAACCCAACTGTTGAAGCTGAAGTTCATCTGGAAGGTGGTTTTGTAGGTCTGGCTGCTGCGCCATCAGGAGCTTCTACTGGCTCTCGCGAAGCGCTGGAACTGCGTGACGGTGACAAATCCCGTTTTCTGGGCAAAGGCGTAACGAAAGCCGTTGCTGCTGTTAACGGCCCGATTGCTCAGGCTGTACTGGGTAAAGACGCGAAAGATCAGGCGAACATCGACAAGATCATGATCGACCTGGATGGTACTGAAAACAAATCTCAGTTCGGTGCTAACGCCATTCTGGCCGTTTCTCTGGCAGCCGCTAAAGCAGCCGCTGCGTCAAAAGGCCTGCCGCTGTACGCTCACATTGCTGAGCTGAACGGCACCCCAGGTAAATATTCTATGCCACTGCCAATGATGAACATCATCAACGGCGGCGAGCATGCGGATAACAACGTTGATATCCAAGAATTCATGATTCAGCCTGTTGGTGCGAAAACCCTGAAAGAAGCCATCCGTATGGGTTCTGAAGTGTTCCACACCCTGGCTAAAGTTCTGAAATCCAAAGGTATGGGCACTGCTGTTGGTGACGAAGGTGGCTATGCGCCAAACCTGGGTTCCAACGCCGAAGCGCTGGCCGTTATCGCAGAAGCGGTAAAAGCAGCAGGCTACGAGCTGGGCAAAGACATCACGCTGGCGATGGACTGCGCAGCGTCTGAATTCTACAAAGACGGTAAATACGTTCTGGCTGGCGAAGGCAACAAATCGTTCACCTCTGAAGAATTCACCCACTTCCTGGAAGATCTGACCAAACAGTACCCGATCGTGTCTATCGAAGACGGTCTGGACGAATCTGATTGGGCTGGCTTCGCTTACCAGACTAAGGTTCTGGGCGACAAAATCCAGCTGGTTGGTGACGATCTGTTCGTAACCAACACCAAGATCCTGAAAGAAGGCATCGATAAAGGCATCGCTAACTCTATCCTGATCAAATTCAACCAGATCGGTTCTCTGACCGAAACACTGGCTGCAATTAAAATGGCGAAAGATGCAGGCTACACCGCTGTTATCTCTCACCGTTCAGGCGAAACTGAAGATGCAACCATCGCTGACCTCGCAGTAGGTACAGCTGCGGGCCAGATCAAAACCGGTTCTATGAGCCGTTCTGACCGTGTTGCTAAATACAACCAGCTGATTCGTATCGAAGAAGCGCTGGGTGACTCTGCGCCGTTCAACGGCCTGAAAGAAGTTAAAGGCCAGTAA